TGGCTTACAGGGAGAATTGGAAAAGAAAGATTTACAAGGATGGGGATACAACTACTATGTATTCAAAACCAAGGGAAATGTTATCTCTACACAAATGGCATGTCCAGGCCAACCGAGAAGACATTTATTTGTTTCTGGTCAGCGCGAATTCGTAAACTATAATGGGCAACTTCCTATTGTAATTTATGTTCCGGAAGAATACGAAGTTCAATTCAAAATATTTAAAGCCGAAGAAGACATTTATCAGGCGGCAGAGGTGAGACAGAAAAAATAAGTTTCGTAAGCTTTATTGGCAAGGGTATCAAAGAGTTTAGTTCTCGTCCTATCGGCTTTTTGGAGTTAGCTAGAAACGAAAAAGAGCCTTTCTATACCCTTCTTTTTAACGCCACCTTAAAACAATTTACCAGAATCAAGTAATAACCCGGTGTCCAAAAAGGGATGTTAGCGTTATTCCATACTTGATAAATTATCCGTAACATCTCGCTAACTGGCCCTTCTTCTAACAAATTTTTATATGGTCTTATCATGCATAATATATGGAAAATAGAGAATCAATAACGGCGCTGGCTAGGAGAAAAATTAGGTAATACTTGCTAGAGGATATTATATACTCAAAATGAGTTAATTTTTACGCTTTTAGATATTTTAAATATTCTTCCATGCTTATCATTTCTGCACCCATACTTTCCAGGTGATTGGTGTGTACCTGGCAATCGATAAGTTTTAAGTCGATATTTTCAGCTAGCCAAATCAAAGCCAGTTTAGAGCTGTTACTTGTTTTGGAAAACATAGATTCCCCGCAGAAAATCTTATTGATAAGTACTCCGTAAAGCCCGCCAACTAGGCTTCCTTCCTCCCAAACCTCTACAGAATGTGCAAAGCCCAGGCGGAACAGCTTAATATAAGCTTTTTGCATATCGTTTGTTATCCAGGTTCCGTCCTGGTCTTTTCTTGTTATTTTGGCGCAGGTTTTTATTACCTCGGGAAAGGCTTCGTCAATGGTGACTTCGAATTTCCCAGATCTTATAACCTGTTTCATGCTTTTGCTGATCTTTAGTTTTTCTGGGAAAAGCACAAAACGCTCGTGAGGTGCATACCATAAAATTGGCGTGTCATCGCTATACCATGGAAAAATTCCATTGGTGTAAGCCAGTAAAAGTCTTTCGGGGGATAAATCTCCTCCAACAGCGAGCAGACCGTCTTCTTCTGCTAAATGGCATGGAGGAAAAATGAGTTCTTCTTCTAATTTAAAAATCACATTTGCTTAATAAGATGGTTAAAAATAAAAAGAAAATTGCATTTAAATTTTTAATGATTAAACCTTAAATTTATATATACGTCTAACGTCGTAGCAACACACCGTTATGAATCAACAAGATAAAGTAAAGCATCTCTATTCCAGAGCGGGATTTGGGATCCATTATTCTGAATATCAAAAGCTGAAAAATCAGCGGATAGAGAAACTTGTAGACAGAATGTTTTCTGAATCTGCAAAGTATCGGCCATTATCAGTCGTTGAGGAACCAAAGCAGGATGTTCCTTACGGGACGTTAACAGCGGAGGAAAGACGACAGCGGCAAAGAGAGTATTCCGAACAGACCAGAACGCTGAATGTCGCGTTTTTAGATAAGTTGGCCTCGGATGATGCTTTTTTACGTGAAAAAATGACTTTGTTTTTTCATGGCCATTTTGCCTGTAGACAACAAAATGCGCCTTTTTATATTCAGGAGCTTAATAACATCCACCGCGATTATGCCTTAGGGAACTTTAAAGCGCTAACTGTAGCTGTCTCTCAATCCCGGGCAATGCTTTCTTTCTTAAATAATCAACAAAATAGAAAAGGAAAACCAAACGAGAATTTCGCCCGCGAACTTATGGAGCTTTTTACGCTTGGGGTTGGGCATTATACGGAAGATGATATTAAAGCATCTGCCAGAGCTTTCACAGGCTGGCGCTATAACAAAAACAGCAAATTCGAATTCGCGGAAAAACTGCATGATGATGGGGTAAAAACTTTCTTTGGCAAGAAGGGGAGATTTAATGGGCAGGATATCATAGATATGATATTCGAAAAGAAGCAAACAGCATATTATATTTCTGGGAAGCTATATAGGTTTTTTGTTAACGAAACGCCGAATGAAGCTCATATTAAAGAATTGGGAGACTATTTTTATAGTAAAAACTACGAATTGAAACCTGTACTTAAAAAAATGTTTACTGCCGATTGGTTTTATGATGATGTGAATGTAGGAAACAAAATAAAAACGCCTATAGAATTTATTGCCGGCCTTAACAGGCAGTTTTATATTGATTACGAAAATAAAGGTGTTTTATTGAGATTTCAACAGGCTTTAGGTCAAACATTATTTTATCCGCCTAATGTATCGGGATGGCCTTTGGGTAAAGATTTTATCGACAGTTCTTCTTTGATGCTGAGGCTAAAGATGCCATCTACTATTCTTAATAATGGGATATTAGAGGTTGAAGGCAAAGCCGACCCGGATGACGAGGCAATTCTTGCCTTTGCCAGAAGAGAGAGCAAAAAGGTGGCTCAACGAATAAAGGCATCTGCAGATTGGGACAAATTCTCTAAGAACTTACCAGAAAAACTGGACAAGAAAGATTTAGCCGCTTTTTTACTAAGAGCGCCAATAAGCCCGGCTTTACTTAGTAACGTATCTGAAAGTACTGACTTGAAAACAAAAGTTGTACAATTATTGAGTACTCCGGAATATCAAATGTGTTAACTCCCAAAAACTAAATAAAATGAAAAGAAGAGATTTTTTAAAACAATCAGGTTTAGCAACGGGAGCTTTTCTGATTCCGTCATTTTTGAAACCACTAGAAGCCATGGCTTCGGGCAATTTTGCGGGACATAAAAATTTAGTGATAGTTCAGTTGTCCGGAGGAAATGATGGATTAAATACGGTTGTGCCTTTTGGTATGGATGAATACTACCAGGGAAGAAAAACAATAGCGATTGAGGCCAATAAGGTTATTAAACTGAACGATTTGCAAGGGCTTAATCCGAATATGCAGGCTTTAAGAGAATTGTACGATCAGGGTGAGATGAGCATAATCAACAGTGTGGGCTATCCAAATCCCGATCGATCTCATTTCAGGTCCATGGATATCTGGCAAACTGCAAGTGATTCCAATCAATATCTTTCTACTGGTTGGATTGGCAGGTATTTGGATTCTAATTGCAAGGAGTGCAGTTTCCCTTATGCTGCAATAGAGGTGGATGATACCTTATCTCTGGCTATGAAAGGGGGGACTCTGAAAGGGATTGCGGTAAAAGATCCGCAACAGCTATATCGGAATACAAGAGAGCCTTTCTTTAAAGAAGTTGTAAACGAGGGCAAAGAAATGCTTGATGAGGATAATCTTGGTTACCTGTATAAAACCATGATAGAGACCTCTTCATCGGCAAAATATATTCTGGATACCACGAAAACGTATAACTCTTTATCCAGTTATCCAAACAATGCTTTTGGCAATCAATTGAAAACAATTGCTAAATTTATAAATTCGGGTTTGACAACTCGGGTTTATTATGTTTCTTTGAGTGGATTTGATACGCATACGAATCAGGTAAACCAGCAGGGCCGTCTTTTGCAACAATATAGTGAAGCAATTAATGCTTTTTCGAATGATCTGAAAAAGGCAGGTACATTTAAGGATACGCTGGTAATGACTTTTTCAGAGTTTGGTAGAAGGGTCCAACAGAATGCCAGTGATGGAACAGACCACGGAACAGCGAATAACATTTTCCTGTTTGGTGGAAATTTAAAGGAAAAGGGAATAATTAACGGAGCGCCGAATTTAAAAGATTTAGATAGCGGCGATTTAAAATATGAAGTCGATTTCAGACAGGTTTATGCAACGGTGTTGGATAAATGGCTGGCTGTTGATGATTCAAAAATCTTGAACAGGAAATTTTCTTCTTTAAACTTTGTTTAAAAAGGATTAATCTTGTTTTGCTTGTTGAGTAAAAATGCCCAATAGAAATATTGGGCGTTTTTTATGCTCTTTTCAGTTTCTTTTCACCCAATAGCCAGTTCTCTTTCTTTGGAATACTTAATTTTCTTACTCCTGTTTGAGTTTTGGAGAAGGTTGTTATATGTTGCACGGCTTCATCTATAGAATCTGTAAATAAGATCAGATGCAGGTCCTCTTCACTGATTGTTTTCTGTTCGGCCATTAAATTAATATGTTCTTCTACATGCCGATGAAACTCGCGTCCCATAACAACAATAGGAAAACGTTCTATTTTTCCTGTCTGAATTAAAGTTACTGTTTCGAAAAACTCATCCAGGGTTCCAAAACCACCGGGACAGATAACGAAGGCAAAAGAATATTTTCTTAAAAGCTCTTTCCGAACAAAGAAATATCCAAGGGTAACAAAACGGTCCATGTAAGGGTTGTGGTTT
This genomic interval from Pseudopedobacter saltans DSM 12145 contains the following:
- a CDS encoding DUF1501 domain-containing protein, coding for MKRRDFLKQSGLATGAFLIPSFLKPLEAMASGNFAGHKNLVIVQLSGGNDGLNTVVPFGMDEYYQGRKTIAIEANKVIKLNDLQGLNPNMQALRELYDQGEMSIINSVGYPNPDRSHFRSMDIWQTASDSNQYLSTGWIGRYLDSNCKECSFPYAAIEVDDTLSLAMKGGTLKGIAVKDPQQLYRNTREPFFKEVVNEGKEMLDEDNLGYLYKTMIETSSSAKYILDTTKTYNSLSSYPNNAFGNQLKTIAKFINSGLTTRVYYVSLSGFDTHTNQVNQQGRLLQQYSEAINAFSNDLKKAGTFKDTLVMTFSEFGRRVQQNASDGTDHGTANNIFLFGGNLKEKGIINGAPNLKDLDSGDLKYEVDFRQVYATVLDKWLAVDDSKILNRKFSSLNFV
- a CDS encoding ecotin, with the translated sequence MRNQTFKKLTLVLSLVGLTTAIMAQNTILKQDLSIYPKPEKGYKQMVIEVPYSKADNNKRIEFTIGKWMEVDGCNSFGLQGELEKKDLQGWGYNYYVFKTKGNVISTQMACPGQPRRHLFVSGQREFVNYNGQLPIVIYVPEEYEVQFKIFKAEEDIYQAAEVRQKK
- a CDS encoding LOG family protein; this translates as MSNIFFKEEQSFLEGPRARWKELKYVAGVFMQFLKGFRALHFIGPCVTVFGSARFDENHQYYKMAREVSRQLAERDFAIMTGGGPGIMEAANRGAKDANGLSLGCNIVLPHEQNHNPYMDRFVTLGYFFVRKELLRKYSFAFVICPGGFGTLDEFFETVTLIQTGKIERFPIVVMGREFHRHVEEHINLMAEQKTISEEDLHLILFTDSIDEAVQHITTFSKTQTGVRKLSIPKKENWLLGEKKLKRA
- a CDS encoding DUF1800 domain-containing protein, giving the protein MNQQDKVKHLYSRAGFGIHYSEYQKLKNQRIEKLVDRMFSESAKYRPLSVVEEPKQDVPYGTLTAEERRQRQREYSEQTRTLNVAFLDKLASDDAFLREKMTLFFHGHFACRQQNAPFYIQELNNIHRDYALGNFKALTVAVSQSRAMLSFLNNQQNRKGKPNENFARELMELFTLGVGHYTEDDIKASARAFTGWRYNKNSKFEFAEKLHDDGVKTFFGKKGRFNGQDIIDMIFEKKQTAYYISGKLYRFFVNETPNEAHIKELGDYFYSKNYELKPVLKKMFTADWFYDDVNVGNKIKTPIEFIAGLNRQFYIDYENKGVLLRFQQALGQTLFYPPNVSGWPLGKDFIDSSSLMLRLKMPSTILNNGILEVEGKADPDDEAILAFARRESKKVAQRIKASADWDKFSKNLPEKLDKKDLAAFLLRAPISPALLSNVSESTDLKTKVVQLLSTPEYQMC
- the aat gene encoding leucyl/phenylalanyl-tRNA--protein transferase, which produces MIFKLEEELIFPPCHLAEEDGLLAVGGDLSPERLLLAYTNGIFPWYSDDTPILWYAPHERFVLFPEKLKISKSMKQVIRSGKFEVTIDEAFPEVIKTCAKITRKDQDGTWITNDMQKAYIKLFRLGFAHSVEVWEEGSLVGGLYGVLINKIFCGESMFSKTSNSSKLALIWLAENIDLKLIDCQVHTNHLESMGAEMISMEEYLKYLKA